The following are encoded together in the Phaseolus vulgaris cultivar G19833 chromosome 9, P. vulgaris v2.0, whole genome shotgun sequence genome:
- the LOC137822158 gene encoding uncharacterized protein → MALSRRRDNLKIETGRNIGRAEMWKITHKRKNGTYVNDEAMEIGDKIDELMLENPETASHISPNDPVGVIFGKEHPGRVRGLSYGACPTLAFKKSTTRVSNMNNGSSSGGSSTNVEEKVEKMATELAVVRSQMHTMLAYIASRPDVPEHFAAMVANLVQASINEAPDVASGAPSPNQNIRSSGGSKTN, encoded by the exons ATGGCATTGTCAAGAAGGAGGGATAATCTG AAAATTGAGACTGGTAGGAACATTGGCCGAGCTGAGATGTGGAAGATCACACACAAGAGGAAGAATGGCACGTATGTTAATGATGAAGCTATGGAGATTGGG GATAAAATTGATGAGTTAATGCTGGAAAATCCAGAAACTGCATCACATATATCTCCAAATGATCCTGTTGGTGTCATTTTTGGAAAGGAGCATCCAGGGAGGGTCAGAGGACTTTCATATGGAGCTTGTCCTACCCTTGCTTTCAAGAAATCCACAACAAGGGTAAGCAATATGAATAATGGTTCCTCTAGTGGTGGGTCTTCAACAAATGTTGAAGAAAAGGTAGAAAAGATGGCAACAGAACTTGCAGTTGTAAGGAGCCAAATGCATACTATGCTAGCCTACATTGCTTCTAGACCAGACGTGCCGGAACATTTTGCTGCAATGGTAGCAAATTTGGTACAAGCATCTATTAATGAG GCACCGGATGTTGCtagtggtgctccatcaccaAACCAGAATATAAGATCAAGTGGAGGGAGTAAGACAAATTAG
- the LOC137822159 gene encoding uncharacterized protein, which translates to MYGYYMPKPKRIKNLFKAIGGHSSDTSVRNYVQPNDTPQTTRQQITKSGQPHIGSPLPQASGHTPPQISKSAQPRDLQLTFESAALPQTESTQPPISQSAQPEGTSEYAQPHTSDSALPHTSESTLPHTSESTQPHTPQSAQPHTLESEAERVAPKKGRHSNHYWFVDTIDEHGVTQKTKLKVRDAHNLPIGTRVVVNYDDNFQPIGEACGLLAGVCGQLAANHILLPISFESWSSVPDTYKDTIWESALKSRFCFMVNEDLAKRDVMFKIGKLWREYRCKLWNEFYDPVLSRNDLIKNVPDGLNMEQWAIFVDYRLKPSTVE; encoded by the exons ATGTATGGTTATT ATATGCCTAAGCCTAAGAGGATTAAGAACTTGTTTAAGGCAATTGGTGGACATAGTTCAGACACATCTGTGAGGAACTATGTTCAACCTAATGACACGCCTCAAACTACACGTCAACAAATAACTAAATCTGGTCAACCACATATTGGATCTCCATTACCACAAGCATCTGGACATACACCACCACAAATCTCAAAATCTGCACAACCACGAGATTTACAACTTACTTTTGAATCAGCAGCGCTACCACAAACTGAGTCTACTCAACCACCAATCTCACAATCTGCACAACCTGAAGGCACATCTGAGTATGCACAACCACACACATCTGACTCTGCACTACCACATACATCTGAGTCTACACTGCCACATACATCCGAGTCTACACAACCACATACCCCTCAATCTGCACAACCGCATACATTAGAATCTGAAGCAGAAAGGGTGGCACCAAAAAAAGGCAGACATTCAAACCACTATTGGTTTGTTGATACTATAG ATGAGCATGGAGTTACTCAGAAAACGAAGCTCAAGGTTAGGGATGCTCATAATTTGCCCATTGGAACACGTGTGGTTGTCAACTATGATGATAACTTTCAACCCATTGGAGAAGCATGTGGTTTGCTTGCTGGAGTTTGTGGACAGCTAGCAGCAAATCATATATTGTTGCCTATAAGTTTTGAAAGTTGGTCATCTGTGCCTGATACTTACAAGGATACTATATGGGAGAGTGCACTGAAG AGTCGTTTTTGCTTCATGGTAAATGAAGATCTCGCTAAGAGAGATGTTATGTTCAAAATTGGCAAATTGTGGAGGGAGTATAGATGCAAGCTCTGGAATGAATTCTATGACCCAGTGTTAAGCAGAAATGACTTGATAAAGAATGTTCCAGATGGTCTTAACATGGAGCAGTGGGCTATATTTGTGGATTATCGTCTCAAGCCTTCCACAGTG GAATAG
- the LOC137822160 gene encoding uncharacterized protein produces MPIDKSWISKPRNTIEYANGLNEFLEFAFGHANGLVIKCPCSKCGFNKWQTRDVVQEHLTCSTFPQNYQTWYMHGEGLSGNESVVVPSAHVIEDVIESHNPMEDMLNDAFGFVGHHDDHIDEGTQDDGVQDDMLHGEGNTNFDALLKDNNEPLYEGCTKYSKLSFMLKLYHIKCMCRMSDKAMTMILNLLNDAFEHAKFPNSFYEAKNVINKLGLNYVKIPACPKDCMLYWGEENESLEECKRCKMSKWKDKDKKQYAKILRYFPLKSRLQRLFMSFKTIESMTWHASEDNQDGLMRHPRDSEAWKAFDVLHPEFANDPRNVRLGLASDGFNPFGTMSTSYSIWPVVLIPYNRPPWECMKQTSFILSMIILGKQMTGNDIDVYLQPLIKELKELWFDGVQTFDYSKKEMFTLRAALLWTISDFPGLGNLSGWNTHTGLACPTCNFDTESSLLYRGKYSFMGHRRFLHKEHRFRLSRSLFDGRTELTEAPEHLSGSDIFKQVEGINVTFEKPLEPTDTSKRGRGKNVLEVVGAEQWKKRSIFFDLPYWETNLLHHCLDVMHIEKNVCDNVLYTILNDPKKSKDNLKARKVLKEMGIRNELWPDERGRFRPSVFSLSKPKKKTFLQTLKDVKMPDGYSSNISRCIDLKARKIFGLKSHDCHILMEHLLPIAIRNVLPNNVTAVIVELCSFFRQLCGKSLSQTELDKLQSRIIETLCHMEMLFPPTFFTVMVHLTCHLVGEAKLGGPVHYRWMYPIERYLGHLKSYVRNKAQPEGSIAEGYLAEEVLTFTSEYMEGVETRSNRPSRVDDSCNTNMPQLSTIFPPIGRVVSASSTFELSTMQRTQAHRYVLFNCPEVTPFIQEFKSHLRRRFRGRRISNIEIERIVNKDFMNWFPQRINNPDISSTVSNDLKYLSQGPTPHARRFSAFNVNGFKFRTESREHGLKTQNNGVYLTSSTSCVASMADQNIREADLAYYGKLEDIIELNYYGRFKVTLFKCKWADTTRDRGLRKDPWGFTSIKFSRLIHMGDREEHDPYIEASQAEMVYYVNDEVNKDWKIVVHLKPRDLDDEDDELLNEDNNDHELHENDSMSE; encoded by the exons ATGCCAATTGATAAAAGTTGGATTTCTAAACCACGAAACACCATTGAATATGCAAATGGTTTGAATGAATTTTTGGAATTTGCATTTGGACATGCTAATGGTCTTGTCATAAAGTGTCCGTGTTCAAAGTGTGGTTTCAATAAGTGGCAAACAAGGGATGTAGTTCAAGAACACTTAACATGTAGCACTTTTCCTCAAAACTACCAAACTTGGTATATGCACGGTGAAGGACTAAGTGGAAATGAGTCTGTGGTTGTTCCAAGTGCGCATGTCATTGAAGATGTCATAGAATCTCATAATCCAATGGAAGACATGTTGAACGATGCATTTGGGTTTGTGGGGCACCACGATGATCACATTGATGAGGGTACTCAAGATGATGGTGTACAAGATGATATGTTGCATGGTGAAGGAAATACAAACTTTGATGCGTTGTTGAAGGACAATAATGAACCACTATATGAAGGTTGTACCAAGTATTCAAAGTTATCATTCATGTTGAAGTTGTATCATATAAAATGCATGTGTAGAATGAGTGATAAAGCAATGACCATGATTCTAAACTTGCTAAATGACGCATTTGAACATGCTAAGTTTCCTAACTCATTTTATGAGGCCAAGAATGTGATTAACAAACTTGGTCTTAATTATGTCAAAATACCAGCTTGTCCAAAAGATTGCATGCTATATTGGGGTGAAGAGAATGAAAGCTTAGAAGAATGTAAACGGTGCAAAATGTCTAAGTggaaagataaagataagaaaCAATATGCAAAGATCTTGCGTTACTTTCCATTAAAGTCAAGATTGCAACGATTGTTTATGAGTTTTAAGACAATTGAATCTATGACATGGCATGCATCAGAGGATAACCAGGATGGGTTGATGAGGCATCCTAGAGATTCTGAGGCTTGGAAAGCATTTGATGTATTACATCCAGAATTTGCAAATGATCCTCGAAATGTACGACTGGGCTTAGCTAGTGATGGCTTCAACCCTTTCGGAACCATGAGTACAAGCTATAGTATATGGCCAGTAGTCCTCATCCCATACAATCGTCCTCCTTGGGAGTGTATGAAGCAAACCTCTTTTATCCTATCCATGATAATTCTTGGAAAACAAATGACAGGAAACGACATTGATGTATACTTACAACCACTCATAAAAGAATTAAAGGAGCTCTGGTTCGATGGAGTGCAAACTTTTGATTATTCGAAAAAAGAAATGTTTACATTGCGAGCGGCTTTGTTGTGGACAATTAGTGACTTCCCTGGCCTAGGCAATTTATCTGGATGGAACACGCACACTGGTCTTGCTTGCCCAACTTGTAACTTTGACACTGAGTCTTCTTTGTTGTATAGGGGCAAATACAGCTTTATGGGACACCGTCGATTTTTACATAAAGAACATAGATTCAGATTGAGTCGTTCTCTTTTTGACGGAAGAACTGAACTAACGGAAGCACCAGAACATTTGTCAGGGTCAGACATATTTAAACAAGTTGAGGGTATCAATGTTACATTTGAAAAACCATTAGAACCTACGGATACAAGTAAAAGGGGTCGGGGAAAGAATGTTCTTGAAGTTGTTGGAGCAGAACAATGGAAAAAGAGAAGTATATTTTTTGATCTTCCTTATTGGGAGACGAACTTGTTACACCATTGTCTAGATGTCATgcatattgaaaaaaatgtttgtGACAATGTTTTGTATACAATACTCAATGACCCTAAGAAatcaaaagataatttaaaagCCCGAAAGGTACTTAAAGAAATGGGTATAAGGAATGAACTTTGGCCAGATGAAAGAGGAAGATTTCGGCCAAGTGTGTTTTCATTGtcaaaaccaaagaaaaaaaCGTTTTTACAAACACTGAAAGATGTGAAAATGCCAGATGGATACTCGAGTAATATTTCAAGGTGTATTGATTTGAAAGCTAGAAAGATTTTTGGCCTTAAGAGTCATGATTGTCATATTCTTATGGAACATTTACTACCCATTGCCATACGTAATGTTTTACCAAACAATGTGACTGCAGTGATAGTAGAACTATGTTCATTTTTTCGACAATTATGTGGCAAAAGTTTAAGCCAAACCGAACTTGATAAACTTCAGTCCCGCATCATTGAAACTCTTTGCCACATGGAAATGTTGTTCCCTCCTACCTTTTTTACAGTTATGGTGCACTTAACTTGTCACTTAGTTGGTGAGGCCAAACTTGGAGGCCCGGTTCATTATCGTTGGATGTATCCCATAGAAAG gtaTTTGGGACATTTAAAATCATATGTTCGAAACAAGGCACAACCTGAAGGTTCCATTGCCGAAGGATACCTAGCTGAAGAGGTTCTAACCTTTACCTCTGAATATATGGAAGGGGTTGAGACAAGAAGTAACAGGCCTTCACGTGTGGATGATTCTTGTAATACAAATATGCCACAATTGAGTACCATTTTCCCACCAATTGGTAGAGTAGTAAGTGCCTCTTCAACTTTTGAGTTGTCAACCATGCAAAGAACTCAAGCACATCGATATGTGTTATTTAATTGCCCTGAAGTTACCCCTTTCATTCA GGAATTTAAAAGTCATTTGCGAAGGAGGTTTAGAGGGAGAAGAATTTCAAATATAGAGATAGAAAGGATTGTTAATAAGGATTTCATGAATTGGTTTCCTCAAAGG ATTAATAACCCAGACATTTCAAGTACAGTGTCAAATGATCTTAAGTATCTATCTCAAGGTCCGACTCCACATGCTAGAAGATTTTCTGCCTTCAATGTAAATGGATTCAAGTTTAGGACCGAAAGTCGAGAACATGGGTTAAAAACCCAAAACAATGGAGTTTACTTAACTTCATCAACATCATGTGTTGCAAGTATGGCTGATCAAAACATTAGGGAAGCGGATTTGGCATACTATGGAAAATTAGAAGATATAATTGAGCTTAATTACTATGGTCGTTTTAAAGTGACATTGTTCAAATGTAAATGGGCTGACACCACAAGAGATAGGGGGCTTAGAAAGGATCCGTGGGGTTTTACTTctattaaattttcaagattaattcaCATGGGAGATCGTGAGGAGCATGATCCATATATTGAAGCTTCACAAGCTGAAATGGTATATTATGTTAATGATGAAGTTAACAAGGATTGGAAAATTGTCGTCCACTTGAAACCACGAGACTT ggatgatgaagatgatgaattaTTAAACGAGGATAACAATGATCacgaacttcatgaaaatgacTCAATGTCAGAGTAA
- the LOC137820800 gene encoding BURP domain-containing protein BNM2A-like: MKLGFASWSFILCTLVVFLILQEGGARKITATSSREFELKEASYNLQKLATEGLVLDSVIQLEGADIDTKKKHVHHDDDDDEDHDDDDEDDDEDDDDDKDKVKKGKGVDKEKDKKKEKEKKHRNKKIIEKDVQAYKPSHDDHKPELNVFFIPNDLKVGKIMPIYFSKKNSSKSPKFLTREESDQVPFSSKYLPYLLKFFSISKHSPQAKAMKYTLKQCEFENMEGETKFCATSLESLFDFAHYLFGSNAQFKVLTTVHLTNSTTLLQNYTISEVKVISVPNVIGCHPMPYPYAVFYCHSQHSDTNLYEVMVEGENGGRVQAVAICHMDTSKWDRDHVSFRVLKVEPGTSPVCHFFPPDNLVWVPFPVAP, encoded by the exons atgaaacttGGATTTGCTTCCTGGAGCTTCATCCTATGCACCCTGGTCGTCTTTTTG ATTCTACAAGAGGGTGGAGCTAGAAAGATAACTGCAACATCTAGTAGAGAATTTGAACTGAAGGAGGCATCCTATAATTTGCAAAAGCTTGCAACAGAGGGTCTTGTACTTGACAGCGTTATTCAGCTCGAAGGCGCTGATATAGACACGAAGAAGAAGCATGTCCATCATGATGACGACGACGACGAAGATCATGACGACGACGACGAAGACGATGATGAAGACGACGACGATGATAAGGATAAAGTGAAGAAAGGAAAGGGAGTTGATAAAGAAAAAGAcaagaagaaggagaaggagaagaaaCATAGAAACAAAAAGATCATTGAAAAGGATGTGCAGGCTTATAAGCCATCTCATGATGATCACAAACCTGAACTGAATGTGTTTTTCATCCCAAATGATTTAAAGGTTGGGAAAATCATGCCCATCTACTTTTCCAAGAAAAACTCTTCAAAGTCTCCAAAATTTTTGACCAGAGAAGAATCTGACCAGGTTCCCTTCTCATCAAAATACCTACCATACCTTCTAAAATTCTTCTCCATCTCAAAACACTCACCCCAAGCCAAGGCCATGAAGTATACACTCAAACAATGTGAATTTGAAAACATGGAAGGAGAGACCAAGTTCTGTGCCACATCCCTCGAGTCCTTGTTTGATTTTGCACACTATCTGTTTGGGTCCAATGCACAGTTCAAAGTTCTGACCACTGTCCATCTCACAAACTCAACAACTCTTTTACAGAACTACACAATCTCGGAAGTGAAAGTGATTTCAGTTCCAAACGTCATAGGGTGTCACCCTATGCCTTACCCTTATGCAGTTTTTTACTGCCACAGTCAGCACAGTGACACCAATCTCTATGAGGTGATGGTAGAGGGTGAGAATGGAGGAAGAGTTCAAGCTGTAGCCATTTGCCACATGGACACATCTAAGTGGGACCGGGACCACGTGTCATTTCGTGTGCTTAAAGTTGAGCCTGGAACCTCCCCTGTTTGCCATTTCTTCCCTCCTGATAATCTAGTCTGGGTACCTTTTCCCGTGGCTCCATAA